The following are encoded together in the Phenylobacterium sp. NIBR 498073 genome:
- a CDS encoding Rrf2 family transcriptional regulator — protein sequence MLSQKARYALRALVELARADGAQVTSGELAVRADAPRKFLEAILLELARNRIVVSRRGKFGGYTLARPPAEVSFAEVIRVIDGPLALAPCVSRLSFRKCEDCPDLATCALREALLKARDATSDVLEGYSLADAAKSGGAEVFTAP from the coding sequence ATGCTCTCGCAAAAGGCCCGCTACGCCCTCCGCGCCCTCGTCGAGCTGGCGCGCGCCGACGGCGCCCAGGTCACGTCCGGAGAACTCGCCGTCCGCGCCGACGCGCCGCGCAAGTTCCTCGAGGCGATTCTGCTGGAGCTGGCCCGCAACCGCATCGTGGTCAGCCGGCGGGGAAAGTTCGGCGGCTACACCCTGGCCCGGCCGCCGGCGGAGGTGAGCTTCGCCGAAGTGATCCGGGTCATCGACGGCCCCCTGGCCCTGGCCCCCTGCGTCAGCCGGCTGTCCTTCCGCAAATGCGAGGACTGTCCAGACCTGGCCACCTGCGCCCTGCGCGAGGCGCTGCTCAAGGCCCGCGACGCCACGTCCGACGTGCTTGAGGGGTACAGCCTGGCCGACGCCGCGAAATCCGGCGGCGCCGAGGTGTTCACCGCGCCCTGA
- a CDS encoding acyl-CoA thioesterase domain-containing protein has protein sequence MSAPQFFDLQATHNPHRWYLPLTPAVCVGSRDNLFMFGGVGMASAITALERTCERPVIWATAQYLSYARPPSIVDLDVWVPAAGKYNSQARVISHVGDKEILTVNAALGSRPSDISRQWLTMPEVAPPDDCEPADHWRGGGDDLHSRIEVRVAKGSYGGTEVSDGGEDGRLLLWIRPREGVAIDAGMLAIMADFIPGAVGNALGLSAGGNSLDNTIRYRRIVATEWVLCDIRITGVHGGFGHGAMYLFAQDGELMATASQSLIVRVRD, from the coding sequence ATGAGCGCGCCCCAATTCTTCGACCTGCAAGCCACCCACAATCCGCATCGCTGGTACCTACCGCTGACCCCGGCGGTCTGTGTCGGCTCGCGGGACAATCTCTTCATGTTCGGCGGCGTCGGCATGGCCTCGGCGATCACCGCCCTGGAGCGGACCTGCGAGCGGCCGGTGATCTGGGCCACGGCGCAGTACCTGTCCTACGCGCGTCCGCCCAGCATCGTAGACCTGGACGTCTGGGTGCCGGCCGCGGGCAAGTACAACAGCCAGGCCCGCGTCATCAGCCATGTCGGCGACAAGGAGATCCTGACCGTCAACGCCGCCCTCGGCTCGCGGCCCAGCGACATCTCGCGCCAGTGGCTCACCATGCCGGAGGTGGCGCCGCCGGATGACTGCGAGCCGGCCGATCACTGGCGCGGCGGCGGTGATGACCTGCATAGCCGCATCGAAGTGCGCGTCGCCAAGGGAAGCTACGGCGGCACCGAGGTCAGCGATGGCGGCGAGGACGGACGCCTGCTGTTGTGGATCCGGCCGCGCGAGGGCGTGGCGATCGACGCTGGCATGCTGGCGATCATGGCCGACTTCATTCCTGGCGCGGTCGGCAATGCGCTCGGCCTCAGCGCCGGCGGCAACAGCCTCGACAACACCATCCGCTATCGGCGCATCGTGGCGACCGAGTGGGTGCTGTGCGACATCCGCATCACCGGCGTGCATGGCGGCTTCGGCCATGGCGCGATGTATCTGTTCGCCCAGGACGGCGAACTGATGGCCACCGCCAGCCAGTCGCTGATCGTGCGGGTGCGCGACTAG
- a CDS encoding VOC family protein, producing the protein MLPLDHIPFPGPDLAATAVAFAALGFNVSPRCAYTSPDEPGARWENHCVFLDKGWFDLLQAHGAPQPVRPGGALFLTDDLDAASARLSSMRQLPPYRLTRGWDDAPGRGQEDFAMFAVRERISPLGLAVIQHHYPCLDASPAWFIHPNSAKEVAGVAFASAEPGPFAQAAAEALDLSGFEYWEQAEFSDAFGEGVDCAVRVRVSSLAAARASLSPSLPVVESKGRLHVTPPSPLGCGFLFFES; encoded by the coding sequence ATGCTGCCGCTAGACCACATTCCATTTCCCGGCCCTGACCTGGCGGCGACAGCCGTGGCGTTCGCCGCGCTGGGCTTCAACGTTTCCCCCCGGTGCGCCTATACCTCCCCCGACGAGCCGGGCGCCCGCTGGGAAAATCACTGCGTCTTTCTGGACAAGGGCTGGTTCGACCTGCTGCAGGCGCACGGCGCCCCGCAACCTGTTCGGCCGGGCGGGGCGCTCTTCCTGACCGACGACCTGGACGCGGCGAGCGCGCGCCTTTCCTCGATGCGGCAGCTCCCGCCCTATCGGCTCACCCGCGGCTGGGACGACGCGCCGGGTCGCGGCCAGGAGGATTTCGCGATGTTCGCCGTGCGTGAACGGATCAGCCCGCTCGGCCTGGCGGTCATCCAGCACCACTATCCCTGCCTGGACGCCTCGCCTGCCTGGTTCATCCATCCCAACAGCGCCAAGGAAGTCGCCGGCGTGGCTTTCGCAAGCGCCGAGCCAGGGCCCTTCGCCCAGGCGGCGGCCGAAGCCCTGGACCTGTCGGGCTTTGAGTACTGGGAGCAAGCGGAATTCAGCGATGCGTTCGGCGAGGGCGTCGACTGTGCGGTCCGCGTCCGCGTGAGTTCGCTGGCGGCTGCGCGGGCGTCGCTGAGCCCCAGCCTGCCGGTGGTGGAATCAAAGGGGCGGCTGCATGTGACG
- a CDS encoding M16 family metallopeptidase: MRRLFGAASVLAIALSLPVDASSFPLPKLGRDKAAADTAPAALKPGEWAQARSDVAPDPTIRFGALPNGMRYAIRKQTIPPGQAAIRLRIGAGSLMETDAQQGLAHFLEHMAFNGSKAVPEGEMIKILERLGLAFGADTNASTNFDETVYKLDLPRTNDETVDTALMLMREAAGNLTLDQGAIDRERGVVLSEERARDTPPYRIYKERLGFFLKGQRPPTRYPIGQVQVLEAAPAAEFTDFYNRYYRPERAVLVAVGDFDLDAMEAKIKAKFGDWTPTGQAGESPNLGQVQPRKTEAKLVIEPGAPLSMQIAWMRKPDLAADTVAKRKADLIEQLGFSVVNRRLQRLARAGQPPFLAAGVFKNNEYDAAESTLLIVNAEPGRWREALAAVEQEQRRAVQYGVRQDELDREIAEYRANLKADAAGAATRTPAQLAGEIVASLGEREVVTDPAQDLALFEQTVKDLKAEKVSAALKASFAGEGPLLFMASPRPIEGGEASVLAELDASRKVAVAEPSAATDVAWPYTSFGGAGKVVETKEAPDFDTTFIRFENGVRLTVKPTRFKDDEVLVRVNIGDGRLDLPKDVQSLGWASGAYIEGGLKQISAEDMEQVLASRVYGAQFSVADDAFVLSGSTRPEDLDVQLQVLTAYAAEPGWRGEAFTRLQSAYKTANDQYESTDSGVLSRDLSLLLREGDKRWAFPSREQIADAKLDDFRKTVAPALANGPVEVVIVGDTTVEKATEAVARTLGALPPRPGTQVPAAQREVGFPAGVQQPVVLTHKGRADQSIGYIAWRTNDFFADPQKARDTAVLGEILELRLVEELREAQGATYSPSVVYSHSMIWPRWGYVSASVEIPPAKLPNFFADVKKIAADLRDKPVTADELARAKKPRIDQIEKIRETNGYWLSELSGAQTDPRRLDATRALIPGTERVTAADVQRAAQAVLKDDAMWMLEVVPAKK; the protein is encoded by the coding sequence ATGCGACGTCTCTTCGGCGCGGCCTCCGTGCTCGCTATCGCCCTGTCCCTGCCCGTGGACGCCTCCAGCTTCCCCCTCCCGAAACTGGGACGCGACAAGGCGGCGGCCGACACGGCGCCGGCGGCGCTGAAGCCCGGCGAGTGGGCGCAAGCCCGCTCCGACGTCGCCCCCGACCCGACCATCCGCTTCGGCGCCCTGCCCAACGGCATGCGCTATGCGATCCGCAAGCAGACGATTCCCCCGGGCCAGGCGGCGATCCGGCTGCGCATCGGCGCGGGCTCGCTGATGGAGACCGACGCCCAGCAGGGCCTGGCCCACTTCCTCGAGCACATGGCCTTCAACGGATCCAAGGCGGTTCCGGAAGGCGAGATGATCAAGATCCTGGAGCGGCTGGGCCTGGCCTTCGGCGCCGACACCAACGCCTCCACCAACTTCGACGAGACGGTCTACAAGCTCGACCTGCCGCGCACCAACGACGAGACGGTCGACACCGCCCTGATGCTGATGCGCGAGGCGGCCGGAAACCTGACCCTCGACCAAGGCGCCATCGACCGTGAACGCGGCGTGGTGCTGTCCGAGGAGCGCGCCCGCGACACCCCGCCCTATCGCATCTACAAGGAGCGGCTCGGCTTCTTCCTGAAGGGCCAGCGTCCCCCGACCCGCTACCCGATCGGTCAGGTCCAGGTGCTGGAGGCCGCGCCGGCCGCCGAGTTCACCGATTTCTACAACCGCTACTATCGCCCCGAACGCGCCGTGCTGGTCGCCGTCGGCGACTTCGACCTCGATGCGATGGAGGCCAAGATCAAGGCCAAGTTCGGCGACTGGACGCCGACCGGTCAGGCCGGCGAGTCCCCGAATCTCGGGCAAGTGCAGCCGCGCAAGACCGAGGCCAAGCTGGTCATCGAGCCCGGTGCTCCGCTGTCGATGCAGATCGCCTGGATGCGCAAGCCAGACCTGGCCGCCGACACGGTCGCCAAGCGCAAGGCCGACCTCATCGAGCAGCTGGGCTTTTCGGTGGTCAACCGGCGACTGCAGCGCCTGGCGCGCGCCGGCCAGCCCCCGTTCCTGGCGGCCGGGGTCTTCAAGAACAACGAGTACGATGCGGCCGAGTCCACCCTGCTGATCGTCAACGCCGAGCCGGGCCGCTGGCGCGAAGCGCTGGCCGCCGTCGAGCAGGAGCAGCGCCGCGCCGTGCAGTACGGCGTGCGCCAGGACGAGCTGGACCGCGAGATCGCCGAGTACCGCGCCAACCTGAAGGCCGACGCCGCCGGCGCCGCCACTCGCACGCCGGCCCAATTGGCCGGCGAGATCGTCGCCTCGCTGGGCGAGCGCGAGGTCGTCACCGACCCGGCCCAGGATCTGGCGCTGTTCGAACAGACCGTGAAGGATCTGAAGGCCGAGAAGGTGTCCGCGGCGCTGAAGGCCAGCTTCGCCGGTGAAGGCCCGCTGCTGTTCATGGCCTCGCCCCGACCGATCGAAGGCGGCGAGGCGAGCGTGCTGGCCGAACTGGACGCCTCACGCAAGGTGGCGGTGGCCGAGCCGTCGGCCGCGACCGATGTCGCCTGGCCCTACACGTCGTTCGGCGGCGCGGGCAAGGTCGTGGAGACCAAGGAAGCGCCGGATTTCGACACGACCTTCATCCGCTTCGAGAACGGGGTGCGCCTGACCGTCAAGCCGACGCGCTTCAAGGATGACGAGGTCCTGGTGCGGGTGAACATCGGCGATGGCCGACTCGACCTGCCCAAGGACGTGCAGAGCCTGGGATGGGCCTCGGGGGCCTATATCGAAGGCGGCCTCAAGCAGATCAGCGCAGAGGACATGGAGCAGGTGCTCGCCAGCCGCGTCTACGGCGCGCAGTTCAGCGTCGCCGACGACGCCTTCGTGCTGAGCGGCTCCACCCGGCCTGAGGACCTGGATGTCCAGCTCCAGGTGCTGACCGCCTATGCGGCCGAACCCGGCTGGCGCGGCGAAGCCTTCACGCGGCTGCAGAGCGCATACAAGACCGCCAACGACCAGTACGAGTCCACCGACTCCGGCGTGCTCAGCCGTGACCTGTCGCTCTTGCTGCGCGAGGGCGATAAACGCTGGGCGTTCCCGAGCCGCGAGCAGATCGCCGACGCCAAGCTGGACGACTTCCGCAAGACGGTCGCCCCGGCCCTGGCCAACGGCCCGGTCGAGGTTGTCATCGTCGGCGACACCACGGTCGAGAAGGCGACCGAAGCCGTCGCCCGCACCCTGGGCGCGCTGCCGCCCCGTCCCGGAACCCAGGTTCCCGCGGCCCAGCGCGAGGTCGGCTTCCCGGCCGGCGTTCAGCAGCCGGTGGTCCTGACCCACAAGGGCCGCGCCGACCAGTCGATCGGCTACATCGCCTGGCGCACCAACGACTTCTTCGCCGACCCTCAAAAGGCGCGCGACACCGCCGTGCTAGGCGAGATCCTGGAACTGCGGCTGGTCGAGGAACTGCGTGAGGCGCAGGGGGCGACCTATTCGCCGAGCGTCGTCTACAGCCACAGCATGATCTGGCCGCGCTGGGGTTATGTCTCGGCCAGCGTCGAGATCCCTCCGGCCAAGCTCCCGAACTTCTTCGCCGACGTAAAGAAGATCGCCGCCGACCTGCGCGACAAGCCGGTGACCGCGGACGAGCTGGCCCGCGCCAAGAAGCCACGGATCGACCAGATCGAAAAGATCCGGGAAACCAACGGCTACTGGCTGTCCGAACTGTCCGGCGCGCAGACCGACCCACGCCGCCTGGACGCCACCCGCGCCCTGATCCCCGGCACCGAGCGGGTGACCGCCGCCGACGTCCAGCGCGCCGCCCAGGCGGTGCTGAAGGATGACGCCATGTGGATGCTAGAGGTCGTTCCGGCCAAGAAATAG
- a CDS encoding rhomboid family intramembrane serine protease, which produces MSDDERQPIFNAPWPAVVATLVIVGGYFIQTLLPQNWLLANFAFSSAAFEQGRWPLLFTAIFLHGSWAHALMNAGAALAFGTPVARYFGASLRGALIFLVFYLLCGGLASLGYGLVNPGSTTLMIGASGAVAGLVGAAARLIGRPTPGPFLSPPVISMTLGWIAVNLILALVGFAPGLGGAGVAWEAHIFGYIAGLLLISAFGRVAGAQQA; this is translated from the coding sequence TTGAGCGACGACGAGCGGCAGCCGATCTTCAACGCCCCGTGGCCGGCGGTCGTGGCCACCCTGGTCATCGTCGGCGGTTACTTCATACAGACCCTGCTGCCGCAGAACTGGCTGCTGGCGAACTTCGCCTTTTCCTCGGCGGCGTTCGAGCAGGGGCGCTGGCCATTGCTGTTCACCGCCATCTTCCTGCACGGCAGCTGGGCGCACGCCCTCATGAACGCCGGGGCGGCGCTGGCGTTCGGCACGCCGGTCGCGCGCTACTTCGGGGCCAGCCTCCGCGGCGCGCTGATCTTCCTGGTCTTCTATCTGCTGTGCGGCGGGCTCGCGAGCCTGGGCTATGGCCTGGTCAATCCCGGCAGCACGACGCTGATGATCGGCGCCTCGGGCGCCGTGGCTGGGCTGGTTGGCGCGGCCGCGCGCCTGATCGGGCGTCCGACCCCCGGTCCCTTCCTCAGCCCGCCGGTGATCAGCATGACGCTCGGCTGGATCGCGGTGAACCTGATCCTGGCCCTGGTCGGCTTCGCGCCGGGCCTGGGCGGAGCGGGCGTGGCCTGGGAAGCGCACATCTTCGGCTATATCGCCGGGCTGCTGCTGATCAGCGCGTTCGGCCGCGTGGCGGGCGCCCAGCAAGCTTGA
- a CDS encoding CBS domain-containing protein, protein MLVSQILKAKGDLVFTVGPAETVGAICALLHSRRVGAMVVLDADRVVGIVSERDLVRAMAKEGAAALDKPVSAFMTHDVIFAEPGETVDSLLGRMTDRRVRHLPVCVEERLVGIISIGDLVKWKISEVEAEADGLKAYIATG, encoded by the coding sequence ATGCTTGTGTCTCAGATCCTCAAGGCCAAGGGCGACCTGGTGTTCACGGTCGGCCCGGCGGAAACCGTCGGCGCGATCTGCGCCCTGCTTCATTCCCGCAGGGTGGGCGCGATGGTGGTGCTGGACGCCGACCGGGTGGTCGGGATCGTCTCCGAGCGCGATCTGGTGCGCGCCATGGCCAAGGAAGGCGCGGCCGCGCTCGACAAGCCGGTGTCGGCCTTCATGACCCACGACGTGATCTTCGCCGAGCCCGGAGAGACGGTGGATTCGTTGCTGGGGCGAATGACCGACCGCCGCGTCCGTCACCTGCCGGTGTGCGTCGAGGAGCGCCTGGTCGGGATCATCTCCATCGGCGACCTGGTGAAGTGGAAGATCTCCGAGGTCGAGGCTGAGGCCGACGGCTTGAAGGCCTACATCGCCACGGGCTGA